The Lolium perenne isolate Kyuss_39 chromosome 6, Kyuss_2.0, whole genome shotgun sequence genome segment taaaacatgtgtgtatcatcataaaagtagcatggaacataagaaattatcgctacgttggagacgtatcagccaccatggcggatccggcgcaccagcaccggcgaaaggcgctggcgcacagggatggggccgaagtagatgcggtggctgccgaactcgatgatgtggccgttcttggggaagatgccgccgttggcaaagcagcccgcgttgtcgttgatgaagtccatggagtagatgcgctgcaccagcgcggacaccgtacgctggccagtgacgtcgaggatgcccgcccgaatatgaactccatcaagcgccacttcttgccccacggtgggcgccaactgtcgtcgtggtgaatagacagatgccataggatggcttaagttggggccgaatgggcgctagaggattcgggggagggtttttgattagataggatgaacttccggatgctttcctcaagaactcagccaaaggcaaatgtagaagaagaaacacacaaggaagaactctgctctagatctttctcttcattgatctcaacaggatacaAGTTTGTGCATACAAGGTTTCTCTCTAGATCGATCGTCCCGTAtatgggtgtgccccctctccttatataggggagagggtggcttacagaggaagaaaccctaatggtatctttgactagataaactactttacaaagttactttaatcataagtgacgccggggtcttctttaatcagggaggctgacgtcctccggcttctttcaacgttatcttcctctttggcgccagggcttcgtttaaaggtactttgcttagctcatctttgtcctctagctctgaagagaatctttgaccaatcTTGCCGACGTTCTACAGGGCATtccttaccggtagcccggtgtcttctttacctggttccggtatacccctcttggggataccggcttagctttacttagccaaacacttaactttgtgctccggtataaacattaaaccggtatcttgatggctcaaaccatccggtttggcatgcgtttggcataccgggggtcatccccccaacatactCCTTCAAGAATATGTCGTCCTGGCATGAAAGCCGACTGTGTAGAACTAATAACTGTTTCGGCAACTGTATTAGCTCTAATAGTAGCGACTTTCATGAATATTTTAAAATTAACATTAAGAAGACAAATTGGTCTATATTGCTGGATTTGAACCGCATTCTCCTTTTTAGGCAACAGGGTAATAACACCAAAATTCAATTTGAATAACTGTAGTTCCCCTGAATGCAGTTGATAGAACATTGGCATTAAATCACTCTTGATAAATTTCCAGAAGGTTTGGTAAAACTCAGGAGATTTATTTAACTccatctgaaaaatagcatccttGACTTTCTTCTCTGTGAATTCAACAACGAGGATATTATTCTCCTCTTGGGTTAATTGCGGTATATCCTGTGTATACTCCTCACTTAGTGTGAGGGTATAAGTAGCTGGCTCTCGAAACACATTCTTATAGTATTCAGAGATATAGACTTGTAAATTTTCATCACCCACTATGGTTCATTCCTCTTGTTCTAGTTAAAAGATTTTCTTTCTTCGATGCTTTCCATTTGCAATTATGTGAAAACATTTAGTATTGTTTCCCCCTTCTTGAATATGCTTAACCTTGGCTCTTTGTGCCCATTTAGATTCCTCCTCTCTAAGTTTTGTTAAATCGTCATTTGCCTTTCTTAATTTTTCTCTCTCATCATTATTTAGAGGAATTGACTCAGATTTTAAGTCCAACTCATCTATTAGAAAAAGcagcttctctttctctttcttatATTGTCCATGTAATGTATGTCTGTATCTAATAGAATGAATTTATATGGTACAAATTATACAAGGGGCATGTAAAATGATAGCATAGGACTCTTATGTGTACCACATCTCTGCATGCACATGTAAGAAAACATTCTTAGGCATTCAACATCTTATTCTTTCGGAAATGGAGGATTAGACCCCGGCATGTGCATTGAAGAGATGCATACAATTTGTATTTAGATTTGATTCAACAAAGATCTACCAAGAGCATACATCACAAAACCCGAAACCATCATTAAAGGCCTACAAACCTGACAATGGGTGAAAAAGATGCCACCAAGGCCTTATGCCTAAAAACACAAACAATGCCGACCATCTAATTACCAGGGGCATCACTGAGTCATCCCGATGGCGGAAAAAAGAGCACACATCCGGTCTAGCATACGGACAGTGCACACCTCATGCACTCACTTCAGAAGTGTGGTTAGTGTCATCAAACCTTTGTTCCATCTTTAGGCCAGAGATCTCCATAGCCCATACCAGGTTGTCGTCGACGCTGCTATGGCGCCAAACAACGCCCCCACCTAGCGTGAGTCCATCACACCCCGTTGCGCCATGCTGCTGACACTCTTCATTTTTGACATGGTATATGCACACCACTCCACCACTCACTACCAGCATCCAACACCTGCTCCAAAAATGATGTCCTCGAGAGATAGAATGATGGTAAAAGAACCTCCATGGTTCAATCCGGGATACCCAGATCTATGGTTTTCCCTAGAGCCGCACGAGTGAGTACATGCGGGCTGAAACGGcaatgtcttcaacaaggtaacgGAGCGTAGACGCCGCCATCACCCTCCATGACTAGAGTCGGGCCTACGTTTTCACCGGAAGACGTGCCTCCCCAACTCGCCTATGTGACCAACCAGCTGACCCCCTCCGGAGGAGGAGTAAGCCACCAGCGCCATGCAAGGGCATGAGCCCCTGACTTCCTCAAGCTGTAAGTGAAGCCCAGGAGGCAGGAGCACCACCAAGTACTGACATTTGAGTAGAGAAGATGCAGCAATGTGTGAACCGCGGCCCGTCGGATCCCATATTGAGCAAGAACTGACGCAAGTTTCGCTAAATGGGGCAAGTTGGGAGAATTTCAATTAATTTTTTTTGAGTGTTCAATTTCAATTAATTGAGATGATTATTGTCACAAAAAATAAACTAGGAGTAAAAATGGAATTGGGGCAACTCTTTGACTAGTAATTCAGGTGGATGACACTTAAGGCTGTATGTGTCGATCAATGCAGAGGGCAGGGCTTCCCCTTTTCGAAAAAATATATGAAGAGTTGCAAGCGAGTCTCAACACCAATGAGAGTGGAGGACAAGTTGTCTAGCCACGTTGGAGTTGGAGTGAACATAAGACGAGTTCCACGAGACATTGTCAAGTGAACACTGAATTGTTTGTTCGAACACACACAGTTACACTAATTAACTCTTGCAGTcgcatattgatcacataaccatGAAGACCCGACTTGTGCGCTGAAAGCACAACAATATGAGATACTACCTCTGAAGTCCTAACACGCCAGAAATAAAGCCAAGGATGATTTGCCGACCACACCGGGTGGTTATTATGAGTACCGCCCGCTTGCCTGACCGAAACGGCTGGAGAAGCTGAGGTGGTAACCATGGTGCTGGAAGAAATCGTCGTCTTTGTGCGCCGCGTTAGTCATGGTGAAGGCAGGAGCAGGGGCGGCGACTCTCTTGCTGTTATCATGCGAGGCTATTGTTTTGGACGCCGACACAGTTCCATCTCCATCTGCCCCGTTACCTAGCCGTAGGTGGGTTGAGCCTGCTGAATTCACGCCATCGgcggtggccttcatggaggcagCGCGAGACTGCTCCTGGAGTTGTTTAGCAGTGAGGAAACGCCCGCCAGAACCTCTTGCCCTTTTCATTGCATGAAGATGACGAGACTCGTGAAGATAGGGCTGCAAAATGGAGGTTGCATTCGACTGTTACGGGTAGTACAAAAGTTCATTGCAGATAACATGGACAATGAATGAGCGGCTTGAGTTTCAACTTGCAAGAGGGAAGAATAATTAATTAACAATGGCAAAGTAAACCAAAGGACCACCGACTAGAACCTTTCTGTTTTTGCTGAGCTTATTCTGGGCCTCTAACTTAGCACGCAGCTGTCTTCTGCGGAGAATTCCATGATATTGTTTGGGATTGACAAATACGAGCTCATCTGCCGCTATTTCGAGAGGCAAGGGAACTCTTGCTGTTGCGGACCCTCCTCCAGTAGTTTGGGGTTGGAACTGTTTTATGTACAAATGGTTAGTCAAGTTCCATGAAAGTGCAGGGGAAATAAGAAGCTTGATGCATCATGCATGTGTGCCTCAAGATTCAAGTTGTGCCAAGAATTATAAATTACAAGTGACCACAATAATCATCTTTGCTTGTCTCATTGGTGATATACCAACCTAGCAAAGTGGTTAAAAGTATCTTACGTATCATATCAAAAGGTAAGACTGCAGAAGTACTATTGGTGTGAGCCTTAAAGCTGGAATTGAGTACTGAGATCGTACTACAATGCAAAATACAGTGTTGATCTGGCAGATCACTCTACAGGACAAGACAATTATTCAGTTTGATAATGTAATTCACTCACAAGTTGTTACAGAAGCTGATTAAAGTGTTCTAGATTTATAAGCTCTCTCGGCATGGAAATTCAGATATGTTGGCAGTTAACAAAACAGGAGAGTGCAACAGTTAGTTAGAATCGTATACCAGAGCGCGTGACCCATAGGCCGCCCAAGCTCCTGAACCAGAATCACTGAATGGGTATGAAATACAAGCCTGAATAATATGAGGAAATATAATATCAGTCGGCACACCCCAGAATCAAAGAATAGGACTGAGTATCCTTTGGTGTTTCTGACATGAAGTTTCAGTTTGCCCTGAGGGAGAGTTTACCATTGGCTGGCCATAGTCACTGTTTTGACTTGAAAATGCAGAGTGCTTATTACCAAAAGTGAAAGTTGAACTCATATGATCGTCAACCGTCTTCCCGTAGGAGTCACCTGTTGAAACAAGGAAGGATGCATGATTGTAGAGTGCTACCAAACCAATTGGGTCATTACTTAATTACACGGTATGAATGCAAACCAAACCAACTGAAATCCTCAAATGACCTCAAAATGCTGTGTTGCCTTCATATCATTTTTAGTTTTCACCTAGTGACATCACAACTAGCATGCAATTGCTTGATGAGAGCATACTGGTGCGCTCTGGTTAGTGAAATACCAACACAAATTAAAGAAACAGATCAAGTGACAAACGGTGAGCTTGTTAACAGTTTCTGCTATCTGTAGACTCTTGTAAACAAAGGAGGGGCATCAAATATTTGCTGTCCAAACGATGTTTAGTGGCGATGAACTGATGGTGGCATCCCAATTCTCAAAAAACGAATATAGACAACGAGAACTGCTAAAGGCCAAAAGTCAAGAACAGCTCCGAGCTCCTTTGAAGAAGCACCCTTCCGTAAGCCATGCCGTTACGCTAAAAGAACAATACACGTGAGAGTTGGAGATGAAAACCCAAATCCAGCACATCATGCAAGATGAATTCTCCGAGAAAAAAATACTACAATCCTACATAAGAAAAAGATCTAGAGACGATGCGAAGATTGATTACCAGCGCAGCTCAACGACCCAGGCATAGCGGAGGCGGCTGAAACAAGAAGACCACAATATACTAGAGAGGGGGGGGTGGGGAAACCTTTGGGCGTgtaggaggaagacgaagtggggagaAGCATGGCTCCCACGCGCCACCTCCCTCGTCCTCGGCGCGTCCGCCCCGGAAAGCTCGCCTCCACCGTCCCTTCCTCCTCTCCTTTGGCCCCTCCTCGACTGCGTCATTCCCTCGCCAACTTGGCCTCCCTCCTTTTATCCACTTGCTCCAAAGAACACCCGCAGCTCCAATTTTTTAAGGGCGTCTCCGTGTGTCTGCATCTGGTGCGCCATGGCAAATTTCCCAAGTGGGGGGGACACGGAGAAGAGAACATTGGCATAGAAAATGTGCAAATGGCTTGGCTCCCCCGGGGTGAAATTCCAAACTCTGCAATTTGCACTTGTCTATGGGTTTTTTTTCTCAATATTTGGACGAGAGGGCGACGGTTTTATAGTTCATTCCAGGGAGAAGGGGACCAATGACAGTGTATCGTAGTTCTAGATCATACGTTTTGTTAAATTTAGGTATTGTTATTTGCGAGGACATGTTGAATGGCGACAAAAAGCTGACATTATCATGACTACAGTGCGTGGTTTATTCGGTCCATCGTTACGATGAATGATTATTTTGTCCGAGTGACAGCAACAGGTAAATTGCTAATCGTGCAACTTGATACAAGTGACACCCTAGTGGGTGAAAGCTTTGCGCGGTTTAGCCTGCTTATTCCCCATGAGTGCAGAGCCATACCATGAGAGACCTTCTCTTGCACCGTCTAAAAAAATTAACCCCTTGTGATTTTTCGTATTTTGTGTAGCGTATATTGAAAATCAATGTTACCTACCTTTACTTGCACGTCTGTTCGAATCATGCAGTACTACTCGACATAATCATGCTTGCTATACCAAAGAAACCACTTAGCCACCCTCAGCCAATGGTATTGTATTGTAATTTTATACCATTGGTTTTGTTGAACTTAGGTATTATTATTCGCGAGGATCGGTGAAATGGTGACAAGGCATCGCATTATCATGACCGCGTGCATGGTTTATCCGCTCAGTTTCATTACAATAATGATTAATTGTTTTTTATTCGGGAGAAAGGAACTCGTAACGTGCAAATTGATGGGAGTGACATCCTAGTAGGTGAAGGTGTTTGAGAAGTCTAGCCTACTTTTTCACGAGTTTAGCGCCTATAATAGTGATATGGATACCTTCTCTTACGCTATGTAGAAAACGATTAACCCATCGTAAgaattcatatatatatatatatatatatatatatatatatatatatatatatatatatatttcgccGACAACAAATTAAAAGTCAAAGATGTAATTTTATTTGCTCCCCTTTTTGAATCATGTCATACTACTTGACATAATCATACTTCGGCTGTACCAAGGAAAACAAACCACTCTAAAACCATATTTATATATATCAAAACCAAGAGAGTGGCCTAAACCCTTGTACCCTTAGCAAAAGGCATTGTGGCTGTTGTTGCCAATCATTGTAATTCAAAAGGAGAAAATATGCACTTAATGCCACAGTTTGCCAAATATTCAGTTAATAACGTCAAAACATCAGACATGGTCATACTTTGGTTTGCTAGGGGCCTGTGGTGAGTATCCAATGCAGCTATGAATGTAAGCCGTACGGTAGGTCCCATGATTTATGCCAAAGGGTTGCTATCTATAGTAACCTCAACGAATAAGGTAACGAGCCTGTGGCTCCACTGATTTGGCGACTCTTCTTCCGGAAAatattcatatttcttatgttgTCAGCTGTGCTAGATGTAATGTTGAGTAAAAATAATTTGGCGAGTGTGATGTTTTGAAGCCCCGCATCCAATGCGAGCTTGGGATTTACTATGCGAGTAGTTCGCTTTGGTCTGTTCGTATCGATTTTCGTTCGATTTTTTGTAAACTAACTATGTATAATTCTCTCCTTCTAAATTAATAGATTGGGATAAATTTGCCCATGTTTTCTTAATTAAAACACCTAATTAGAGAAGGTGTGGACCACGTCTAATGGATAGCAACAGGACGAAATGATGTTGAATTAGGGGTGCCCACTCTTTGCACCAGCATCTCGATCTCTAGCTAGGAAATGATCGATGTTTGACAAGTCGTATTTCGTGGAAGCAAAGCAGGCTACACTTTGATTATTCCTCGCCGTTCTAGTAGTGACCatcattttccaaaaaaaaaaaaagtgtttACTTCAGATGTGATTGGTTGCTCGCAGCATTTTTATACATGAGGTTGCTTATGCCATCTTTAACACGGCCACATGTAAAAGGGACCGCATTTCGGTCTATATCCAGATGCGGCGGTCTGCGGTCAAGGAAAAGGTCGTGCTCCATTAGGTGGCAACTGCCCCAACGGCTAAAACTGCAAAAAAATAGTGGAcagaataaaataaaataaaaacatagaTTGCATATATATAGGGGCCCACGGAGGGCGAGTTTGAAaactaaaaaataaaaagaaaaacatAGAGAAAATCCGCCGGGAGGTTCCGGTCCTCCTCGCTGAGGTTGTTGAATACATGCAGCGGTGGCTACATGTTGGctaagggaggaggaggcggcagcTGCTCAACTGTTGGAGGTGGAGGTGACAGTGCCGGTGCGGCCTCCTGCTGCGAGCGCTGGATGACCTCCTCGAGGCCAATCCACTTGGCACGCTCCTCCGCCTCGGATGCAACCATTGCATGTTGGATGACCTCCTCCTCCGTCAGCTCGGACTCCATCGGCTCTTAGTCGAAGTTGTCCTCGTCCTTCAGCGGTTCGTTTGATGGGGCCTCCCGCAGGACCGGCCTGGTAGTCGACCTCTCGCGCCAACGGAAGCACCCACGTGAGCGGCTCGATTTAGTTCGTGTCTGCCCCAAGGTACTTTGACCAGTTGGGACAACCAGGGTGCGCCGTGGGGAAGACGTTGGCATGTCACTCCTCTGGATgcaccccttcctccgcctccttCAGGGCCACCAGCGGCGGGACCGGGGGCGCGAGTGGCTGCATGTGCGCCTCCTGCGCCTTGTAGTCCACATCCGAGGGCTTCGAGGTGCGCCTCGATGCCCACACGCCAGTCCTCGTGTTCGGCCTTGAACCACCGCACCCACATCGGCAAGTCTACGAAGTATGTTGGGTCCTACCTCAGATTAGACGGCAAGTACGACTGCAGCTGCATGATCTCCTAGCGGTGAGCAAGGCCGCGCACGTGTATGGCGGGGCACCAGCGTCCGCGCCTGGTTGAGGTGCCACTCATGTGACAGGTGGACGCCCGTCCAGGGAAAAGGCATGCATGCCTCCGTGAACTGGTGGGTGGTCTCGACCTCCACGTAGACGCGCTTATCCGAGCGCGGCACGGGAGGCAGACGAGGCGACATCTGCGCGGAAGAAGCGGCGGCCGCCATGCTCACCACCGCCGGAAAAAGCCACGCTAGCCTTGTGGTCATTGCGACCAGGACGGAACCAGCAGCCGCCCTTCGCCATGGCCTCGAGCTACCTCTAGGGTTTCGGTCGGTGGGGGAATTAGGACTGGGGACTCGGGAATGGGATCCTTCGAGGGCAACAATGGGTCTTCATTTAACATGACCACGTGCGTGCGGGTGGACCGCGTGGACCCgcatcaccttgccttcttggtCCATGATAAGCGGGGCCAACACAATCTAAGCGCGGACACCCAAGGACGCGCGCCCTGCCCCACACTGCAACCCCAGCCCAATTTTGGGCTAGAGATGCAGGCTAACCGGGCAGAATCTAAGGCGGTGTCCGTTTGAGGTAGGACGTTGGGCCTCGGTTTTGTCCTCCGCAATCCACGACGGACAGAATATTTCCGTATTAAAAAAGCCAAGCCCTTTTGATTGGTTGCCAACAATTTTTGTTTCGTCTAAATCAGTAGTCGTTTGGTTACAATCCATTTCCCTGATAGGGTATCCTCATCAGATATGCGCTGAGCTTACCTGGCAAAGAAATACTGCCTACAACTTGTTCGACACAATATATATCAATTCATGTGACAACTAATGTATAACAAAATAATAGCAGGACTAATATAGTTCTAGCAGTGGGTATCACAGTGTTGCACCACGAGTTCACGAACATTTGCTCGTGATGTAACACAAGTTCATCAACCAAGGGGTTAGTACATACCACCTCACAAAATATATGGACATGGCATCAATTTTCATCTAACCTAGTTATTCCCAACATATATATCATCATCATGGTGTTGATCATCATCACTAGAACAAGCACCACATTTGCGGCTACTCA includes the following:
- the LOC127305769 gene encoding uncharacterized protein isoform X1 encodes the protein MLLPTSSSSYTPKGFPTPPSLVYCGLLVSAASAMPGSLSCAGDSYGKTVDDHMSSTFTFGNKHSAFSSQNSDYGQPMACISYPFSDSGSGAWAAYGSRALFQPQTTGGGSATARVPLPLEIAADELVFVNPKQYHGILRRRQLRAKLEAQNKLSKNRKPYLHESRHLHAMKRARGSGGRFLTAKQLQEQSRAASMKATADGVNSAGSTHLRLGNGADGDGTVSASKTIASHDNSKRVAAPAPAFTMTNAAHKDDDFFQHHGYHLSFSSRFGQASGRYS
- the LOC127305769 gene encoding nuclear transcription factor Y subunit A-4 isoform X2 — its product is MLLPTSSSSYTPKGDSYGKTVDDHMSSTFTFGNKHSAFSSQNSDYGQPMACISYPFSDSGSGAWAAYGSRALFQPQTTGGGSATARVPLPLEIAADELVFVNPKQYHGILRRRQLRAKLEAQNKLSKNRKPYLHESRHLHAMKRARGSGGRFLTAKQLQEQSRAASMKATADGVNSAGSTHLRLGNGADGDGTVSASKTIASHDNSKRVAAPAPAFTMTNAAHKDDDFFQHHGYHLSFSSRFGQASGRYS